Sequence from the Catenuloplanes indicus genome:
GTCGGTCTTCCAGCCGAAGAGCTCGCCGTAGAACGCTGTAGCGTCGGCGGACTCCTCTCCGATGAGCTCAGCCCAGCACGGGGTGCCCTGTGGGTAGCCTCTGACTCGCACCGCCAACCTCCTTGTCGCCTGCGGTTTGATCCGTGATCATTCCGGCGTTACGTCACTCTGCGTGTAGCCGACCCTTGTGGAGCCGCTTCCGGGCCGAAGGGTGTTCGGCGTCCACACTGGGTGATCCGCGTCGTCGTATCGACGGCACCGGTTGACGTCCACCTTACGGGTTACCTACACGCAGAGCTACAGAAGTTGGGTCCGAAATCGGTCAGCTCACACGAGAAAGCGCGCTACTGCTCACGTGGAGTTACTTGTAGGGTGCATCGAGTGTCTTCTTGATCGCACGCGTCACCTGCACGTTCCGGCTGCACGTGCGAGCGCTCGTGCATTCGGTCGAGCTTCGCCATCACCGGCGTGGCCGCTACGCCGTGTAGCACGACCGAGATGATCACGACGAAGCCGGCGGTAGCCCAGAGCAACGGAGCGTCCGGGATCTCGGCGTGCCCGAGCGCGTACGCGAGGTAGAAGAACGTGCCGACGCCCCGTATGCCGAACACGCCCACCACCCAGTGCTCGGCACGCCGGCCCGGTGCCCCGATCAGCGACAACCGGCCGGCCAGCGGGCGGATCAGGAAGATCAGCGCAAGGCCGGTCGCGGCCGCGCCCCAGGTCAGCGGCTTCAGCAGCCCGTCCACCACGGCGCCGCCGAGCAGCAGCAGGAGCAGCACGGTCAGCAGCCGCTCGATCTGCTCCGAGAAGTCGTGCAGCACCTGGTGGTACTCGTGACCGCGCTCGGCGCCACGGATCGCGCGCGCGGCCACGAAGACCGCGAGGAAGCCGTACCCGTGGATCATCTCGGTCGCGCCGTAGGCGAGGAACGTCGCGGCCAGCGCCATCAGGCCCTCCGCGTGCAGCGCGGGCCGCAACCGCTCCGGACGCGCCCGGAAGAACAGCCAGCCGAGCAGCCAGCCGACCACGGTGCCACCGGCCACCCCGGCGGCGATCTTCCAGCCCACGTCGACGAGCGCCCAGTGGCCGGCGGAACCCCAGGTCAGCCCCGGGATCATGGCGAGCGCCAGCGCGACGAACGGGAACGCCAGACCGTCGTTCAGCCCCGCCTCCGCGGTGAGCGAGAACCGGACCTCGTCCTCCGAGTCCTCCTCGTCGGTCGGCTCGCCGACCTGCACCTCCGCGGCCAGCACCGGGTCGGTCGGCGCGAGCGAGGCGGCCAGCAGCAGCGCGGCCGCCGGGCCCAGCCCGGCCCAGGCCCAGCCGAGCAGCGCGACCGCGGCGATGGTCAGCGGCATCGCCAGCGCCAGCAGCCGCCACACCGCCGACCAGCGCCGCAGGCCGAGCGGCCGGTCGATCTTCAGGCCGGCGCCCATCAGCGCCACCAGCACACCCAGCTCGGTCAGGTGCTCGGTCAGCTCCGGGTGGGCGAGCGGGTCCAGGTCCGGCAGCGGTGACGGGATCGCGAAGACCACCATGCCGAGCCCGAGGAACGCTATCGGCATCGAGAACGGCCGGCCCTCCACCAGGCGAGGGAGCAGGCCGGCCAGCAGCGCGCCGGCGCCGAACAGAGCGAACGCCAGATCTATCATGTCCATCGGCGCGGCTACCGGAGCAGACCGAGCGGAGACTCGTCGAGCAGCGCCAGCAGCGCGGCCGGGTCGTCGTAGACCGCCACCGCACCGGCTCCGGCCAGCTCGCTCTTGCAGGTGCCGCCGCAGGTCAGCCCGATGCACGGCAGGTCGAGCCGGCCGGCGGCCGCCGCGTCCCAGACCGAGTCGCCGACGAACACCGCGCGGGCCGGGTCGACGCCGGACTGTGCCAGCGCGGCCTCCAGGATGTCCGGCGCCGGCTTGCTGCCGCCCTCCGGCGCGTCCGCGGACGACGTGGCCGCGGTGATCGCGTCGTCCGCGTCCAGCGCCGCGCGCAGCGCGGCCAGCTCCTCCGCGTCCGCGGACGAGGCCAGCACCACGGTCAGGCCGCGCTCCGCGCACGCGAACAGCAGCTCGCGCGCGCCCGGCAGCGGCCGCAGGTCGTCCCGGTACCGCGCGTAGAAGGCCTTGTGTGCCTCGCGCAGCGCGTCGTCCTGCGCCGGGTCGCGGTCGTCGCCCAGCAGGTGGCCGGGGATCCGGTCGCCGCCCATGCCCACCGCACGGTGGATCACCGCCATCGGTACGTCGTGCCCGTACTCACGCAGCGCCGACCACCAGCTCACGGCATGCAGGTAGGTCGTATCGACCAGCGTTCCGTCCACGTCGAAAAGCACACCGCGTCGCTCACCCATGCGGACGCCAGTACCCCTTTTCCGGTTTCTTAGCACGTACCGGGTTCTCGGGTGACCCACGGCGCAACCGGCAGGGAGGCCCCTCGGGCCGGCCGCTGCCCGCGGGAGCATGCGGGCAGCACCCCCGCCGGAAGCGGGAAAGTCCTTTGTTCCTAAGGGTTTTCGCGGTCCTCGGAGAGCAGGATCTCGAACCACACCGTGGAGCCGCGGACCGTCGGGTCGGTGCCCCAGGCGTCGCTGAGTTCCTCGATCAGGCCAAGACCGCGGCCGCGGCTGCTGAGCGTGTCGGTGTGCGCGCGGGTCACCGTGCCGCGCGTGCCACTGTCCTGAACGGAGACGAGCAGCCGCTCGGGCGTCAGGTCGATGTGCACGCGTGCGGCGGTGCCGGCGTGCAGCAGCGCGTTCGTGGTCAGCTCGCTGGTGCAGAGCACGGCCGCCCCGATCACCGCCTCCGGCACGTCCCACGCGGAGAGCTGCACCTTCATCCACTGCCGGACGCGCCCCGGCATGGTCGGCTCGGGTGGCACGTTCATCGTCGCGGACCGGCTGGGCGTGCTGGCGTACTCGACCGCGAGCACGGCCACGTCGTCCTCGGTGGCACCCGCGACCGCGGACGTGGCCAGCGCGCACAGGTTGCGCGGGTCGCCGCTGACCGCCTCCGCCACCGACTTCGCCAGCGCGGCCAGGCCGTCGTCCAGCTCGCGCCGGCGGCGCTCGATCACGCCGTCGCTGAAGAGCAGGATCGTGTCGCCGGGCGAGAGCGCCGTCGTCATCGCGCGGTGCGCGCCACCCAGGCCGAGCGGGGTGCCGGTCGGTACGTCCAGGTAGCCGACCGTCGCGAGTTGTCCCTCCGCGCTGGCGTGCCGGATCAGCGGTGCCGGATGACCGGCGGACGCGATCGTCAGCCCACCGTCCCGCTGGTCAAGCAGGCCGTAGGCGACCGTGACGAACAGCTCGTGCGAGCGGGTGCCGGTGCCGAGCATGCCGACCAGCTTGTCCAGCCCGTCCAGCACCACCACCGGGTCCGGGTTGGCCAGCGCGAGCGCGCGCAGCGCGGCCCGGACCTGGCCCATCAGCGCGGCCGCGTGCATATCGTGCCCGGCCACGTCGCCGAGCACGATCGCCAGCCGGCCCTCGGGCAGCACGAACGCGTCGTAGAAGTCACCGCCGGCCGCGCTGCCGTCGATGCCCGGGTCGTACCGTGCGGCGACCCGGAACCGGTCCAGGTTCGGCAGGTGCTCCGGCAGCATGCTGCGCTGCAGCAGCTGCGCGGTGCCGTGCTGGGTCTCGAACCGGCGGGCGCGCTCCGCGGCCTGGCCGATCAGGTCCGCGGCCGCGGTCAGCTGCGCACGCTCCGCCGGCAGCCACAGGTGCGCGTGCCGGCGGCCGAACGTCAGCGCGCCGCGCAGCGAATGCGTGCTCAGCGGGATCGCGGCCATCGCGCGCTGCCGCTGGTCGTGCCGGTCCGCCGCCACCTCGCGCAGCGGCGTGCCGTCCTCGGTGAACGCGGCCGTGCCGGACCCGGCCGCCTTCGCCAGCGGACTCGGCGAGTCCAGCGGGAGCCGGCGCCACAGCGGGGGCAGCCGCTCGTCCGCCTCGTCCAGCAGCTCGCCGCGCACCCGGCGGACCACCCGCCACCCGCTCGCGTCGTCCACGCCGAACGTCATGTGGTCGACGTCGAACGCGCTCAACCCGTACCGCAGCGCGACCCGGGCCACGTCGTCCAGCGTGACCGCGCCGGCCAGCGCGCCGGTCAGCTCGCCCAGGCTCTGCAGCCGGCTGGTCGCCTCGGTGGTCTCGGTCGCGACCGTGAGCACGCCGATCGTGCGGCCCTGGGAGTCCCGGACCACGGAACAGCCGCGCGTGAAGACCGCCTGCTCCGGCTCGCCGGCTGGCGAGCGGACCAGCGCGACCGCGGTCTCCGCCTCGCGGAACGGCTCGCCGGTGCGGTAGACGCGGTCGACCACGTCGCCGACGCCGGGCGTCGCCCACGCCTCCTCGAACACGTCCGCGGCCGGGCGGCCGAACGCGGCCGGATGCTTGCCGCCGAGGATCGTCGCGAACGCGTCGTTGTAGATCAGCGTGTACGCGTCGCCGTACGCCAGTGACATCGCCACCGGCGAGCCCATGATGAGCTCGATCGTGGCGCGCAGCGCCGGGTCCCAGCCGCCCGGCACGCCGAGCGGCGTGGTGTGCCACGGATGGCTCGCCAGCAGACCGGCGGCCGTCCGATGGGCAGGGTCCTCCTCCACCTGGCCCCCGGCTTGCGCCGTTGGGGAGGCGGAGACTGCCCGGACGACCGCGCGTGCCATGCCATGAGCGTATCCGGGGTCATCCGATCGGGCGATCGGGTCCCGGTCCGTCCGGGGGATGCGGTAGCGCTGCGTGATCATGTGTGACGCGTTGTGGTGCTCAAAGATGAGACTTCTTGCATTTCGCTGTGTACAGGCCGTTCGTTTGTCTCAGGGGCGTCTTAAGCCTTGTGGGTACGGTGTATGCAGTGCTTATAGTCGGCGCGTGACCGACGTGGGGCCTGAGGCGAGTTCCGACATCCGCAGGCCCGCCGGCGTCCTCGACTTCGTGGCCGCACTGCAACAGCTCGACGAGTCCATCGTCGGGAATGCCGTTTTCCACATTTCCCGCCGTAATGCGACGCTGCCGCCGGTGTCGCCGGGAGAAGGGGAGGGTGTGCGGATTCCGGAATCCGGCGTGCCTGGCGGCATGCGGGGGGAATCGCATTCTTCGGATGTCGGGTTTATGTCAGCTAAGTCATTACTGTCGGTAGTTGACGTAGAGGCGTCGGGTTCCCAGCGTGTGGAACCGGCGGTACCGGCTGCGTCGGTGTCTTCCGGTGCGGCCGGCGCCTCGGCCGCTGCGGTCGCCTCGGTGGCTGCGGTCGCCTCGGTGGCTGCGGTTGCCTCGGTGGCTGCGGTTGCCTCGTCGGCTGCGGCTGCCTCGGGTGATGCGGACGCGTCCGCTACTGGGGCTGACTCGGCGGCCTCGGACGGTCCACCCGTCTCGGGTGCTTTGCCTGCCGCGGTTTCCGGAATGCCGCGGGATGCGGTGGCCGCTGCGGTGGCGCGCGCCTCGACCATGGCCGCATCACCAGGCCTTCAGGGCGAACTCGCCGGAACGCCCCGGGCGGAGACGCGCATTCCAGCGTTTCGGGCGGCGCGGTCCGTGCCGGGCGTGCCGGTGACCCCGGCGGCGGGACCCGCCGGTCGCGATCGCCGGGAACCGCTGCCAGCGCTCGGAACTCGTGATGGTGGCAGGCACGTTCCGGACCCCGGCAGGTCCGGCACGCCGGATGAGACCTCCGCCGGCGGGAAATCCCGCGGCGAGCTATTGGCCGGACCGTCGGCGGAGCCGACGGATGGAGACGAGACAGCGGCCCCGGGGGCGGCCGCGGCAGCACCGGTCGCGGACGCGGCCGTAGGCACGGCGCCGGGGACCGGCGGCGGACAGGACGCGACGTTCGCCGAAGGGGGCGCAACAGTGCTTGCGAACAGTGAGAACGACACGCAGGCGGGCCAGGACGCGACGGCGTCCCCGGCCGGGAATGGCATCACACCACAGCACCCGGCCGAGCCGGACGGGAGCCCGGCTCCGGAGTCCGCCGGGATCGCGCCCGCGGAATCGCCCGCGCACGCTGCGGGAGCTTCGCCCGCGGGACCGCAGGCGTCCCCGCCCGTGAAATCGGATGAGGCTCCCACGGCGCCCGGTGCCGCGGCCCCCGTTGAACCTGAGCCGGAATCCGGTGAGACGACGCAGCCTGCCGGGCCTGAGGCTGATGCGGGAGCAGGCGGTGGCCCCGCCCGGTCTGAGGCCGGCACGGGTCCGGGCGATGGTGCCGCTGCGCCCGAGGCTGGCGTGGCCCCCGAGGCCGACGCCGATGCCGGACCTTGGGATGAGGCTGAAGTACCAGGTCAAGAGGCAGCCGGCGGGGGAGCGGAGACCGCACCGGCCGCGGAAGCCGGGACCGCGCCGGTAGCCGACGACGCCTTCGAGGAGGATGCGTCGGAACGGACCGGGGAGATCATCGTTCTGCTGTCGGCCGGCGAGGACGAGGCCGACCGTACCGGCGAGATCGTGCTTCTGGCCCCCGCCGCCGGCGCGGTCACCGCGGTCACCGGTGCGAATCCGGAGCTGCGCGCGAGCGCGCACGAGGAGACACTCGCGCTACGCGCGGCGGTGGACCCGTGGAGCGGCTCCGAGGATTCGGACGTGACTCTCCACCTCGCCGTACCCCTGAAGGCCTCGGCTCCGCGGGCGGAGATTGCGGCGGTCCCGGCTTCGCACCCGGAGGCTGCGGCGAGGGCGGTTCTCCAGCCCGAGACTGCCGCCGGCTCGGCTCCGCACGCGGAGGCTGCCGCGATCCCGGCTTCGCCGGCCGGAGCTGCGGCGAGTGCGGTTCCCGACCCGGAGGCCGCCGCCGGCTCCACCTCGCACGCGGAGGCTGCGGCGAGTGCGGTTCGCCACCCGGAGACCGACGCGGGCGCGGCTTCCCACGCCGGGGCTGCCGCCGGCCCGGATTCGCACGGGGAGACCGCCGGGACCCCGGCTGCGCACCCGGAGACGTCCGTGACCACGCATCCGCACCCCGGGATCGCGGCAGGCGCGGCACCACGCCCGGAGAGCCCGGCGGCCCCGGCCGGCTCTCCGGACTCCGATCCCGGGTCGCACCCGGCCGCGGATCCGCACGCCGCCGTGACCAGGGTGACCGGGTCGTACCCGGTGCTGAGCGGCGCCCGTCCGCCGGTGCGGCCGGAGGTGGTCAACGAGGTCTCCGGCGGCTATCCGGTGATCAATTCGAGCCTGACCGGCGGATCAGGCGCCTACCTGTCGCTGAACGGCAACGCGGCCGCGTACGCCGCGCTGAACCGTGCCTCCGGCGCCTACCCGGCCGTGCCGGACCCGGATGAGCGGGCCGTGGGAGCCGCCCGGGTCGTCGGGCCGCCGCGGCGGTTCGTGGGGTCGGCGCAGCCGGAGATCTCGGCGGAGCAGGCGCCGCGGCGGCGGAGTGACGTCTGGGTCGCGGTGCTGCTGGTGGCCGTGGCGGCGGTGGTGATCCTGGGCGTCGCCTACGCGATCGCGGTGAGCTGAGAACATGACGCCGGGGAGGTCGCCCTCCCCGGCGGGACGGATCAGCCCTGGAGTTCGTCGGTGGCCGGCTGTGGCCTGCGGCGCTCGGCGTCATCGGCGATGATGACGGTGGCGACGAGCATGGCGACGACGACGGCGAAGAGCCAGGACGCGTCGGTCGCGAGGCTCGCCGAGACGGGAGCGTGGATCGCGGCCAGGAGGAAGCCCAGCCAGGCGAGGCGCCGCTGGCGCGGCGTCAGGAATCCGGTGACTCGCTGCTGCATTCGGGCAAGTCTGCCTTGCGATCACCGGGTCACACTCACCTTTTCGGCCGATACCGATACGTCCGTCCGTACCCTTATCGGTATGTGTTGATCTTGCTTCGGGCTGTCCGATCGGCGGGCGTGAGCGCGGGTCGCCAGGCATGATCACGAGGTGCCTCTCCTCGCGCTCGCCTATTTCGGATTCATCAGCCTCGGTCTGCCGGACGGACTGCTCGGCGTGGCCTGGCCGTCGATGGCCGCGGACTACCGCGTACCGCTGGATGCTCTCGGGTTCCTGACGATCGCCGGGATGATCGGGTATTTCACCTCGAGCGTGGCCGCCGGGTTCGCGATCGGGCGGGTGGGCGTGGGCTGGCTGCTGGCGATCAGCACGGGCCTGGCGTCGCTGGCGCTGACCGGCTACATGAGCGTGCCGAGCATGGCGCTCGCGGTGGTGTGCGCGCTGGCGCTGGCGCTCGGGTCCGGCGCGATCGACTCGGGGCTGAACGCGTACGCCGCGACCGCGTTCGGTCCGCGGCACATGAACTGGCTGCACGCGTTCTTCGGGCTGGGCGTCGCGATCGGGCCCCTGATCATGACCGGTGTGCTCACCGTGGGACTCCCGTGGCGCTCCGGTTACGGCATCGTGGCGGTCTTCCAGGCCGGGCTGGCGATCGCGTTCGCGCTGACCGTACGGCTGTGGGCGCGCACCGCGCCGACGGAGGCGCCGCGCCCGGCCGCGCCCGCGCACACGCTGCGGATCCCCGCGGTCTGGCTCGGGATCGGTGCGTTCATCTGCTACGTGGCGATCGAGGCGGTGGCCGGCCTCTGGGCGTACACCGTGCTCACCCAGGGCCGGGACGTGTCACCGCGGGCGGCCGGTCTGATCGTCTCCGCGTACTGGGGCGCGCTGTTCGCCGGCCGGGTGATCTTCGGCTGGGTGTCCGAGCGGATCACCAGCCACCGGATCCTGGTCGGCGCGCTGATCGGGATGGCGGCCGGCGCCGCGCTGATCTCGCTGCCCGCGCCGGCCTGGGTCGCGGCCGCCGGCCTGGTCGTCGTCGGGTTCTTCGCCGCGCCGGTCTTCCCACTGCTGATCCTGACCACCGCGGACCGGGTCGGCGCCGCGCACGCGGACCGGGCGATCGGCCTGCAGGTGGGCTCGTCCAGCCTGGGCGCCGCGCTGGTCCCGGCGCTGGTCGGTGTGCTGCTCAACCGCGCCGGGTTCGGCTGGCTCGGCCCGGTGCTGCTGGCGCTGTCCCTGTTGCTGGTCGTGCTGTACCTGCTGGCCTCACGCCCCCGGGCTCACGGCCTGGCCTCGTGACCGGGCTCGCCGCGCGTGCGGCGCTGCTCCTTGAGACGAGCCTCCCACAGGTGCCGCTGCCCGCCCGCGAGCGTGTCCCGGGCGGTGCGCTCCAGCTCGCGGAAAACCGAGACGTACCCGTCCTCGTACTCCTCCACCAGCTGGAACGTCCACCGCCCGGCGATCACGTTGCGTCCGATCAGCTCGGTCTGCACGCGGTCGGCGAGCTCGTGGTGGCCGGCCTCGCGGAGCTTCTCCACCGCACCGTCCAGCTTGAAGTCGGCCTCGCCGGTCAGCTGGTGCATCGCGTACAGGTGCCCGCGCGCCCGTTCGGTCGTCTCCAGCGCCTCGGTCAGCCGGCCGAGCGCCTCGACCGTCACATCGTCGATCTCCACGGCGCGGTCAATACCCATAACCATCCGGGGGTACGCCGTAGAGCGCGACATTCCTGGGTGAATCGGTCTTCATGTCGGCCGTCCGGCTGAGGCGGGCCGTGGGCGCGGGCGGCTAGCGTCACTCCACATGACTCTCGGGTCTTCGGGCTCCGCCGATCAGCACACCGCCACCCAGCGGGCACGATCCGCGCTCGCCGGTCTGATGTCCTCGGTCGGCTCGCTCGGCCTCGCCACGGCCGCCTCCGCGCCGGCCCTGCTCGCCGCGATCGACCAGCACGCCGCCGCGATCCGGGACAGTCTCGAGGCTGACCTGCGCCCGCTGTCCGCGATCGCGCTGGCCGGGTACGTCGAGGGCCTGCGCGACGCGGCCCGCGAGCACGGCTGGCACATGCCGGAAGGGCACATCGACTTCGCCACCGGTGACTGGGTGCTGACCCGCATGCTCGCGGTCTGCGCGCTCGCCCAGGCGCTGCCCGCCCGCACCTGAGGTGCGAGAGCGGGGCGCGTCCCGGGTGGGACACGCCCCGCTTCTCCGGGGGGACGGTTCAGTTCTCGTCGCGCCGGACCGCGTCCGGCGGCGGCACCGGCTGCGTCGGCTCCGCGCCGGCGGGCTCGCCGCCCGACCGGCCGGGCCGGTACGTCGTGCCCGTACCGGGACCGTCCGTGGCGAGCGGCGCCAGCTTGCCGGACGGCGCCACGCTGCCGGACTGGTAGAGCCCGCGACCGGTGTTGATCGCCTGCGTCGCGTCCAGGTCGGGCGCGGGCGTCGCCGGATCGTCCTGGCGCGGGATGACCGCGGTCCGGTCCGACATCTGCCGGTTGGCGTCGTCGCGCCCGGCCGCCTCGGCCTCGGCCCTTTCCCGGGCCGCGCGCTCGTCGGTCTCCCGGGCCGCGCCCTCGTCGGTCTCCCGGGCTGCGCGCTCCTCGGCCTCCCGCGCCGCGCGCTCCTCGGCCTCGGCCCGCTCGGCGGCCAGGCGTGCCTCGGCCTCCGCCTGCTGGGCGGCGATCCGCTCGCTCTCCCGGCGCTCCGCCGCGCGGCGTTCCGCGTCGCGGCGCTCGGTCTCCTCCGCCTCCAGGCGGGCCTTGCGCTCCGCCTCCAGGCGCTCGGCCTCGGCGCGGGCGGCCCGTTCGGCCTCGGCACGCGCCTCGACCTCGGCCGCGTACTCCCGGGCCCGGGCGCGGATGACCTCGGTCTCGGTCGCGGCGCGGGTCAGCCAGGTGTCCCAGCGGGACTGCATCGGGCGGACCAGGCCGCCGCCGACGCCGACGATCAGGATGCCGGCGATCGTGGCCAGCACCGCGATAAGCACCGGCGTGGTGACGGTGGTGGCGATACCGGCCTGGTTGAGCGCGGCGATGACGCCGAGCCCGACGATGAACGCCCAGGCGAAGCCCGCGATGAACCGGCCGTACGTGAGACCGCCGAGCGCGGCCCGGATGAGGTCGCGGACCGCACCGGCGATGGCGGCGGCAACGACCACGATCACGATCGCGATGAACGCGCGCGGCAGCCAGGCCACCACGCCGGAGATCAGGTCACTGACCGGATTCGGGCCCCAGACGCCGAACGCGAGTTGCAGCGTGAGCAGCAGCACCGCGTAGTAGACCAGTTTGGCGAGGATGTCGCTGGCGTCGTACCGGGTGCGCTCCAGCGCGCGGCCGATGCCGCCGCGTTCCACGGCCCGGTCGAAGCCGACCCGTTCCAGGATCTTGTCGACGACCTTGCGCACGCCCTTCGCCACGACATATCCGACGGCCAGGATCGCGATGAACGCGACCGCCTTCGGTACGAAGAGCAGCACGGATCGCCACATGTCGGTGATCGCGTCTGCCATTCGGGTCCCTCCTCGCAGAAGCTCGACGAACCGGGCTCGGGGAAGCTCGGTTCACCGAGCCATACCCGGGCCTGGGCAGATAAAAACCGCCGGGCCCAGGAGCGGCGGGCCCGGCGGTCATGACACTCGACGGGAACTACGGCTGCGGGCGGTCCACCTCGCCGCGCCACGCGCCGGTCTCGACGCCGGCCCGGTCGGACTCGATGAACTCCTTGAAGCGCTTCATGTCGCCCTTCACCCGGCGATCGATGATGCCCAGCTTGTCACCGGCCTGCTCGGCGACGCCCTCCGGCTCGAAGTCCATCTGCGCGGTGACCCGGGTGTGCGTCTCGTCCAAGCGGTGGAACGTGATCACGCCGGACTGCTTGACGCCACCGGTGGACGTCCACGCGACGCGCTCGTCCGGCAGCTGCTCGGTGATCTTCGCGTCGAACTCGCGCTTGACGCCGGCGATCTCGGTCTTCCAGTGGGTGTCGGTGTCCGAGGTCTGCCGGATCTCGGTGACCCCCTCCATGAACCGGGGGAACTCCTCGAACTGGGTCCACTGGTTGTAGGCGGTGCGGATCGGCACGGCCACGTCGACGTGTTCGGTAACGGTACCCATGAATTCCTCCTTCTTCCGTTCTGCGCGGTGCGCGTTCCCGGCGGGCCTGGTCCGGCGCCGGCCGGAGAGTCGTCCGGAGGGGCCTCGCGGCCTCGCTCCTCGACTACTGAGCTACCCGGTCAGATCGCGATCAAACAAAGTCAGCCCGCCGGGTCCTTCGGCGGCAGCGGCGGATCCGGGTCCTCGACGCCGCCCTGCAACGCCCGGCCACGCGCCACCTGAGCGTTGATCTCCACGCCGAGCATCACGGCCGAGTTGATCAGGTAGAGCCAGACCAGGAACGCGATCACCGCGCCGAGGCTGCCGTACGTGCGGTCGTACGAGCCGAAGTTCGCCACGTACAGCCCGAAGCCGAAGCTGACCAGCGCGGCCGCAAGCAGCGTGACGAACCCGCCCACGGTCAGCCAGCGGAACTTCGGCTGCCGTACGTTCGGCGCGATCCAGAACAGCAGCGCCAGCAGCAGCATCCCGACGAGCACCAGCACCGGCCACTTGGCGAAGCCCCAGATCCGCAGCGGAGTGTCGCCGAGGTGCAGGGCCTCACCGACGGCGTCCGCGATCGGGCCGCTGATCGCCAGCCCGAACGCGCCGATCGAGAGCAGCAGCAACGCGGCCGCGGTGAGCAGGATCTGCAGCGGGCGCAGCTTCCACCATGGCCGGCCCTCCTCCACGCCGTAGATCGCATTGGACGCGCGGGTGAAACCGCCGACGTACCCGGACGCGGACCAGAGCGCGCCGATCACACCGAAGCTCAGCAGCGCACCGGCCGAGGTCTGGCCCAGCACCGTGTCGTGGATGAAGGTGGTGAACGACTCGTTGTCCAACAGCGACCGTGCACCCAGGTCGTACAGGATGTCCAGGATCGTGTCGACCGCGGCCTGGCCCTCGGACACCAGCCCGACCAGCGCCACGATCACGATCGCGGAGGGGAAGAGCGAGAGCACGGAGTAGTACGTCAGGCTTGCCGCCCAGTCCGAGCAGTTGTCGTTCACGAAGCCCACACCGGCCCGCCACAGTATTCCGCGCCAGGTCCGCCAGCGCAGTTGCCGCAGCCGGTCGGGCAGGCGAAGGGACTCGGTCGCCGACGCCATGACGCGCCTCCGCTGGTCAAAGGGTGGCTGGTCCATACCCGGGGTACTCATGGGCCAAACTGACCAGAGCAGCCACGGAAGATATAGGGGCGAACATGGACACCGCGGACGCGATCATCGTCGGAGCCGGCCACAACGGGCTGGTCGCGGCG
This genomic interval carries:
- a CDS encoding cation:proton antiporter, which gives rise to MDMIDLAFALFGAGALLAGLLPRLVEGRPFSMPIAFLGLGMVVFAIPSPLPDLDPLAHPELTEHLTELGVLVALMGAGLKIDRPLGLRRWSAVWRLLALAMPLTIAAVALLGWAWAGLGPAAALLLAASLAPTDPVLAAEVQVGEPTDEEDSEDEVRFSLTAEAGLNDGLAFPFVALALAMIPGLTWGSAGHWALVDVGWKIAAGVAGGTVVGWLLGWLFFRARPERLRPALHAEGLMALAATFLAYGATEMIHGYGFLAVFVAARAIRGAERGHEYHQVLHDFSEQIERLLTVLLLLLLGGAVVDGLLKPLTWGAAATGLALIFLIRPLAGRLSLIGAPGRRAEHWVVGVFGIRGVGTFFYLAYALGHAEIPDAPLLWATAGFVVIISVVLHGVAATPVMAKLDRMHERSHVQPERAGDACDQEDTRCTLQVTPREQ
- a CDS encoding HAD family hydrolase — translated: MGERRGVLFDVDGTLVDTTYLHAVSWWSALREYGHDVPMAVIHRAVGMGGDRIPGHLLGDDRDPAQDDALREAHKAFYARYRDDLRPLPGARELLFACAERGLTVVLASSADAEELAALRAALDADDAITAATSSADAPEGGSKPAPDILEAALAQSGVDPARAVFVGDSVWDAAAAGRLDLPCIGLTCGGTCKSELAGAGAVAVYDDPAALLALLDESPLGLLR
- a CDS encoding ATP-binding SpoIIE family protein phosphatase; translated protein: MARAVVRAVSASPTAQAGGQVEEDPAHRTAAGLLASHPWHTTPLGVPGGWDPALRATIELIMGSPVAMSLAYGDAYTLIYNDAFATILGGKHPAAFGRPAADVFEEAWATPGVGDVVDRVYRTGEPFREAETAVALVRSPAGEPEQAVFTRGCSVVRDSQGRTIGVLTVATETTEATSRLQSLGELTGALAGAVTLDDVARVALRYGLSAFDVDHMTFGVDDASGWRVVRRVRGELLDEADERLPPLWRRLPLDSPSPLAKAAGSGTAAFTEDGTPLREVAADRHDQRQRAMAAIPLSTHSLRGALTFGRRHAHLWLPAERAQLTAAADLIGQAAERARRFETQHGTAQLLQRSMLPEHLPNLDRFRVAARYDPGIDGSAAGGDFYDAFVLPEGRLAIVLGDVAGHDMHAAALMGQVRAALRALALANPDPVVVLDGLDKLVGMLGTGTRSHELFVTVAYGLLDQRDGGLTIASAGHPAPLIRHASAEGQLATVGYLDVPTGTPLGLGGAHRAMTTALSPGDTILLFSDGVIERRRRELDDGLAALAKSVAEAVSGDPRNLCALATSAVAGATEDDVAVLAVEYASTPSRSATMNVPPEPTMPGRVRQWMKVQLSAWDVPEAVIGAAVLCTSELTTNALLHAGTAARVHIDLTPERLLVSVQDSGTRGTVTRAHTDTLSSRGRGLGLIEELSDAWGTDPTVRGSTVWFEILLSEDRENP
- a CDS encoding MFS transporter, whose protein sequence is MPLLALAYFGFISLGLPDGLLGVAWPSMAADYRVPLDALGFLTIAGMIGYFTSSVAAGFAIGRVGVGWLLAISTGLASLALTGYMSVPSMALAVVCALALALGSGAIDSGLNAYAATAFGPRHMNWLHAFFGLGVAIGPLIMTGVLTVGLPWRSGYGIVAVFQAGLAIAFALTVRLWARTAPTEAPRPAAPAHTLRIPAVWLGIGAFICYVAIEAVAGLWAYTVLTQGRDVSPRAAGLIVSAYWGALFAGRVIFGWVSERITSHRILVGALIGMAAGAALISLPAPAWVAAAGLVVVGFFAAPVFPLLILTTADRVGAAHADRAIGLQVGSSSLGAALVPALVGVLLNRAGFGWLGPVLLALSLLLVVLYLLASRPRAHGLAS
- a CDS encoding DUF6401 family natural product biosynthesis protein is translated as MTLGSSGSADQHTATQRARSALAGLMSSVGSLGLATAASAPALLAAIDQHAAAIRDSLEADLRPLSAIALAGYVEGLRDAAREHGWHMPEGHIDFATGDWVLTRMLAVCALAQALPART
- a CDS encoding SRPBCC family protein; this encodes MGTVTEHVDVAVPIRTAYNQWTQFEEFPRFMEGVTEIRQTSDTDTHWKTEIAGVKREFDAKITEQLPDERVAWTSTGGVKQSGVITFHRLDETHTRVTAQMDFEPEGVAEQAGDKLGIIDRRVKGDMKRFKEFIESDRAGVETGAWRGEVDRPQP
- a CDS encoding YihY/virulence factor BrkB family protein, with product MASATESLRLPDRLRQLRWRTWRGILWRAGVGFVNDNCSDWAASLTYYSVLSLFPSAIVIVALVGLVSEGQAAVDTILDILYDLGARSLLDNESFTTFIHDTVLGQTSAGALLSFGVIGALWSASGYVGGFTRASNAIYGVEEGRPWWKLRPLQILLTAAALLLLSIGAFGLAISGPIADAVGEALHLGDTPLRIWGFAKWPVLVLVGMLLLALLFWIAPNVRQPKFRWLTVGGFVTLLAAALVSFGFGLYVANFGSYDRTYGSLGAVIAFLVWLYLINSAVMLGVEINAQVARGRALQGGVEDPDPPLPPKDPAG